One window of Ziziphus jujuba cultivar Dongzao chromosome 5, ASM3175591v1 genomic DNA carries:
- the LOC107421478 gene encoding uncharacterized protein LOC107421478 isoform X1, giving the protein MDSLFSTRLFVLVVVFEMFAVNFGACIIHATEKYVSAIGDPGMKNSNVRVAFEAWNFCNEVGSEAPNMGSPRLADCADLNCRPLLSDSLHNTLLYGGSNCEVQQRVNETDNDLGAGDMFPSMDFNPYTDPDLYAVEKELYLGSLCKVLDSQEPWQFWMIMVKNGNFDKNTTLCPENGKNVSKIVTDRNFPCFGKGCMNQPLVYHNYSRLVSFGDQVVSLTGGFYGTYELDANLSKAVDSISYFSVSWQKNLSTGSWIFSHKLTTSSKYPWLMLYLRSDATKGFNGGYHYDGRGIMRKLPESPNFKVRLTLDVKHGGGSNSQFYLLDIGSCWKNNGKPCDGDVLTDVTRYSEMIINPAITSWCRPDNLVSCPPYHVTRTGELIYRNDTSRFPYSAYHLYCCPGNAEYLEKPYDICDPYSNPQAQELVQILPHPEWAVHGYPEKKGDGWIGDSRTWELDVGALSSRLYFYQDPGTDPARRVWSSLNVGTEIYVSERGETAEWTVSDFDVLVPGDTNDEPSF; this is encoded by the exons ATGGATTCTCTTTTCTCAACTCGGTTATTTGTTCTAGTTGTTGTTTTTGAAATGTTTGCTGTGAATTTTGGTGCTTGTATAATCCATGCAACAGAAAAGTATGTATCGGCGATAGGAGACCCAGGGATGAAGAATTCTAATGTCAGAGTTGCATTTGAAGCTTGGAATTTTTGCAATGAAGTTGGAAGTGAAGCACCCAACATGGGTAGCCCAAGGCTGGCTGATTGTGCTGATTTAAATTGCCGGCCTTTGCTCTCTG ATTCTTTGCACAACACCCTTCTGTATGGTGGTAGCAATTGTGAAGTGCAGCAAAGAGTAAATGAAACAGACAATGACTTAGGAGCTGGTGATATGTTTCCTTCTATGGATTTTAACCCATACACAGATCCAGACTTGTATGCTGTGGAAAAGGAATTGTATCTTGGTTCTCTGTGCAAGGTTCTTGATTCACAAGAACCATGGCAGTTTTGGATGATTATGGTAAAGAATGGAAACTTTGACAAGAATACAACATTATGTCCTGAAAATGGAAAGAATGTCAGTAAAATTGTAACTGACAGAAATTTTCCATGTTTCGGTAAAGGTTGTATGAATCAACCACTTGTTTACCATAATTACTCAAGATTGGTTTCTTTTGGGGACCAAGTGGTGTCCTTGACTGGAGGATTTTATGGAACTTATGAACTTGATGCTAACTTGAGTAAAGCAGTTGACAGCATTTCCTATTTCTCTGTCtcttggcaaaaaaatttgagcaCAGGGAGTTGGATATTCTCGCACAAATTAACAACCTCTTCAAAGTATCCATGGCTTATGTTGTATTTACGTTCAGATGCAACTAAAGGATTCAATGGTGGTTATCATTATGATGGACGTGGCATCATGAGAAAG TTGCCAGAATCTCCAAATTTTAAAGTAAGATTGACACTTGATGTTAAACATGGAGGAGGGTCAAACAGTCAATTTTATCTCCTTGATATAGGAAGTTGTTGGAAGAACAATGGAAAACCATGTGATGGTGATGTTCTGACAGACGTGACTAGATACAGTGAAATGATAATAAATCCAGCAATCACAAGTTGGTGCAGGCCGGATAACCTTGTCTCCTGCCCACCCTACCACGTTACTCGTACTGGTGAGCTAATATATAGAAATGATACATCTCGGTTTCCATATTCTGCTTATCATCTCTACTGCTGCCCGGGAAATGCTGAATATTTGGAGAAACCGTATGATATATGTGACCCATACAGCAATCCACAAGCACAGGAATTGGTGCAAATTCTTCCACATCCTGAATGGGCTGTGCACGGCTATCCTGAAAAGAAAGGAGATGGGTGGATTGGAGATTCCAGGACATGGGAGCTTGATGTGGGGGCTCTCTCTAGTCGTTTGTATTTCTACCAG GATCCTGGAACAGATCCAGCAAGGCGAGTATGGTCTTCGCTAAATGTGGGAACAGAAATATATGTAAGCGAAAGGGGAGAGACTGCGGAATGGACTGTAAGTGATTTTGACGTGCTGGTTCCTGGGGATACTAATGATGAACCTTCTTTCTGA
- the LOC107421478 gene encoding uncharacterized protein LOC107421478 isoform X2 encodes MDSLFSTRLFVLVVVFEMFAVNFGACIIHATEKYVSAIGDPGMKNSNVRVAFEAWNFCNEVGSEAPNMGSPRLADCADLNCRPLLSDSLHNTLLYGGSNCEVQQRVNETDNDLGAGDMFPSMDFNPYTDPDLYAVEKELYLGSLCKVLDSQEPWQFWMIMVKNGNFDKNTTLCPENGKNVSKIVTDRNFPCFGKGCMNQPLVYHNYSRLVSFGDQVVSLTGGFYGTYELDANLSKAVDSISYFSVSWQKNLSTGSWIFSHKLTTSSKYPWLMLYLRSDATKGFNGGYHYDGRGIMRKLPESPNFKVRLTLDVKHGGGSNSQFYLLDIGSCWKNNGKPCDGDVLTDVTRYSEMIINPAITSWCRPDNLVSCPPYHVTRTAIHKHRNWCKFFHILNGLCTAILKRKEMGGLEIPGHGSLMWGLSLVVCISTRILEQIQQGEYGLR; translated from the exons ATGGATTCTCTTTTCTCAACTCGGTTATTTGTTCTAGTTGTTGTTTTTGAAATGTTTGCTGTGAATTTTGGTGCTTGTATAATCCATGCAACAGAAAAGTATGTATCGGCGATAGGAGACCCAGGGATGAAGAATTCTAATGTCAGAGTTGCATTTGAAGCTTGGAATTTTTGCAATGAAGTTGGAAGTGAAGCACCCAACATGGGTAGCCCAAGGCTGGCTGATTGTGCTGATTTAAATTGCCGGCCTTTGCTCTCTG ATTCTTTGCACAACACCCTTCTGTATGGTGGTAGCAATTGTGAAGTGCAGCAAAGAGTAAATGAAACAGACAATGACTTAGGAGCTGGTGATATGTTTCCTTCTATGGATTTTAACCCATACACAGATCCAGACTTGTATGCTGTGGAAAAGGAATTGTATCTTGGTTCTCTGTGCAAGGTTCTTGATTCACAAGAACCATGGCAGTTTTGGATGATTATGGTAAAGAATGGAAACTTTGACAAGAATACAACATTATGTCCTGAAAATGGAAAGAATGTCAGTAAAATTGTAACTGACAGAAATTTTCCATGTTTCGGTAAAGGTTGTATGAATCAACCACTTGTTTACCATAATTACTCAAGATTGGTTTCTTTTGGGGACCAAGTGGTGTCCTTGACTGGAGGATTTTATGGAACTTATGAACTTGATGCTAACTTGAGTAAAGCAGTTGACAGCATTTCCTATTTCTCTGTCtcttggcaaaaaaatttgagcaCAGGGAGTTGGATATTCTCGCACAAATTAACAACCTCTTCAAAGTATCCATGGCTTATGTTGTATTTACGTTCAGATGCAACTAAAGGATTCAATGGTGGTTATCATTATGATGGACGTGGCATCATGAGAAAG TTGCCAGAATCTCCAAATTTTAAAGTAAGATTGACACTTGATGTTAAACATGGAGGAGGGTCAAACAGTCAATTTTATCTCCTTGATATAGGAAGTTGTTGGAAGAACAATGGAAAACCATGTGATGGTGATGTTCTGACAGACGTGACTAGATACAGTGAAATGATAATAAATCCAGCAATCACAAGTTGGTGCAGGCCGGATAACCTTGTCTCCTGCCCACCCTACCACGTTACTCGTACTG CAATCCACAAGCACAGGAATTGGTGCAAATTCTTCCACATCCTGAATGGGCTGTGCACGGCTATCCTGAAAAGAAAGGAGATGGGTGGATTGGAGATTCCAGGACATGGGAGCTTGATGTGGGGGCTCTCTCTAGTCGTTTGTATTTCTACCAG GATCCTGGAACAGATCCAGCAAGGCGAGTATGGTCTTCGCTAA